The Fimbriimonadia bacterium genome contains the following window.
AGACACGGCGGGCTCCATCGTGCAAGGCGCCGACGCGCTGTTCCATCGAGGCGCGGTGGACGTGGTGGCGTGCTGCACGCACGGCGTGTTGTCGGGAGACGCGCCGAAACGACTGGAGTCTTCGGGCATCTCGCTGGTGGTGTGTACGGATACGGTGCCGATCGACCGAACGAAGCGCTTCTCGAAGCTGACGGTGCTGCCCGCGGCTCCGCTCCTCGCCGAAGCCATCCGCCGCGTCCATCTCGACATGTCCGTCAGCAGCCTCTTTGACCGGTGGGGGTAGGACCGGGTTGAGCGACGGTTCTATGCCCCGACCCTCCGGCAGATATCCCTCACCACTCGCAGAGGGTGGGCAGTGGTGAGGGATAGAGACACTTGGAGAACAAGAGAGGAGGCCGGAGTTGTGGATGCCCTCGGGCAGCCGGCATGAGCCAAAGACGGCACCTCTGGGGTGCCGTCTCGTGACGATCCATGCCCTGCCTTGCCGCGATTGGGGCCTAGCCGGGAGCCCCTCCTCTACTGTTTTTGCCTCCGGAGGATACTGCGGTCGCCGTCGTCATCGGCGCCGGCCTACTGCGGAGGAGGTGGAAAGAAAACCTTCAAGGTCATCACCTCCAGAGTCATATACGGAGCGAGCGGACGGTGGGTTGCAGATCCCTTCAGTCGCAGTAGCCGGAGGCTCGTGCCTCGTAACTGACCCATCTTCTGCGGGCGGTGAGGAATAGAGGGGCCACCTCAACGGACAAGTCTTGCCAGTAGAGGCGCACTTGCAGCGTGAGGATGGCGGAGCCACGGCATCGCCAGAACATGCCCTGGCGCGCTCGTTGGACTTCCCCCTGGGTGTTTGTAGAGGGCGGCAGACGAAGGCGGCATCGGCTAGGAACACGACAGTGCCGACGCAAGGGTCAGGACATCAGAACGTGGAGGTGAGAAGTGCAAAAGCCCCACCGCCGCACGCGGTGAGGGCAGGGGTATGGAGTCGAGACGTACGAGGGGGGGCTACTTCCCTTCCTTGTACAGCACGTGGCGGCGAACGACCGGATCGTACTTCTTCAGCTCCAGCTTATCCGGTGTCTTCTGCTTATTCTTCCACGTTGTGTAATAGTGTGGGCTCTCGGTGCTCTTGAGCTTAATGATCACCCGATTGCCCTTTGCCTTGCTTGCCATTCTCCCACCTCCTCACGCCGACATGCTCCCGACGCGCGGTCCATGCGGCACGGGGCCTTAGGATACCCCAGATGGCACGTTGGCCCTAGTCTCCGGCCTTCGAGAAGTTCAGAAGCACCATGTTCAAGTCGCCGAGGTCAACGACGCCGCTTCCGTTCAGGTCTGGGTTCGGGCCGCCGAAGCCGACCAGCACGGCATTGAGATCGGCGATCGTCACCTGGTTACTGGAATCGGCGTCGCCACCGACCAGCGTCGCGTCCAGGCCAGTAGTGTCACCAGTGAGAGCGAGGGCCGGCAGCGCCCGCCGCAGGTAATACTGCGAGGAAAACAGGGGCGCGTAAGTCCCTGGGATGAGTGCAACCCGCTTCGACCATTCACCAGACGCATTCATAGAGAGCGCCACCTCTATTGGCGAGGGGCCAGAGAGCGACAGCGACAGGTCCTTCTCCGTGAGCAAGCCCACATAGCCGCCGAGGGAAGCGGTGCCGCTCAGCGTCACGAAGCGCTTAGCTGGGCCACCGGTGGCGCTGAACGCGGTGACGTCTACATGGCCCCGATCGATGGTCGGAAGCCAGCAGTTGGGTGATGTGATCGTTAAGTCGCAATCAACCGTTCCGTCGCCCCAGTCCAGCAACGTGGCGTTCGCCACCCGAAGGTCCATATCCACGACCACGTTCGTCAGAACGACATCCATGATGCACTCTACAGGGCCGATCCAGAAACTGGTCCGATAGGAGAACGGCCCGGGCAGCGGCTCGGGGGTGTACACGTGGATATTGTCACCCTCGACGAGCCCGGAGCAATTGAGGGGAAACACGCCGTCTCCGATTGCCAGCGTCACTTCGACGGGCACGTTGCCTGCCTCGTCCTGTTGGCCGAACAGAAGCGGACCCGTCTTGGTGTCGCTGTCGGATAGCGGGAAGGGCGACGTTGTGAAGGTGTACGAGATGGTGGCCTCGTAGGCCGTTCCGCTCATATCCCAGTTGGGAACAGCGAGCGTTGAAAGCGGCAGGAGCAAGAGTCCGAGGATGCAAGGGATGGTCTTCATGGGCAGCGTTCTCCTTTCAACCGATCGAACTCACTGAATCTAGCGCATATGGTTGCGGGCGTCAAGCCCCTTTTTCGTTTCTGAGTGCGATGTGGGCGTTTCGGACGAGACCTTCGTGCTTGGAGCGCATCAGCGCGGTGCCGGCATAGCGGCGGACGAACTCTTCCTCCGTCAGCTCGGCGAGCTCGGTCAGCTTGGGCGATGGGTCCACGGACGCGGACATCTTTGGGTCGGTTGTCCTTGCTCCGCGCAGCGGGGCGTTTTCGCGCGGATGGTTGAACGGGCACACGTCTTGACACACGTCGCAGCCGAACACCCAGTCCTGCATCAGCGGCTGCAGGTCTTCTGGGATTGGGCCTCGCTTCTCGATGGTGAGGTAGCTGATGCAGCGGCGGGCATCCACCACGCCTGGGCCGACGATTGCACCGGTCGGACAGGCATCGAGGCACAGACGGCAGGTGCCACAACCGCCTTCGGCAGGCCTATCCGGCGGAAGGCTCAACGTGGTGAGAAGGCAGCCGAACAAGAAGTAGGAACCGCGCTGGGTGTTGATGATGCACGAGTTCTTCCCGAACCACCCGATGCCCGCGAGTGCAGCGTAGTCTCGCTCCATGAGGGGCGCCGAGTCCACACAGATACGAGACTGTGCCTGGGGCTCGCGTTCGAGCAGCCATGTCGCCACACGACGAAGCTTGGCTCTCAAGACCTTATGGTAATCGCGGCCCCATGCGTAGGCGGCGATGCGACCCAGTCCGGGCCGGGCGGGGTGCGGGCCTCGAGCATAGTTCATGGCAGCGACCACGATGCTCCGGACCCCCGGGAGCAGGCTCTCGGGATGCGCCCGAAGGTGCTTCTGGCGCTGCATGTACTCCATCGCGCCGTGCATGCCGGCCGCCAGCCACTCGAGATAGGTGGAGTAGTGCGGCGGCGGCGTTGCGGGCGCGATCCCGGCCAGGTCGAAGCCTTCGGCCAGTACGCGCGCCTTCAGTGCCGCCGCCAGTTCGTGCAACGCGCCGTCTATTTATCCACGGCCACCTTCACGCGGTCCCGAAGCGCAGCCTGAGCGGCGGCCAGCCTGGCGATGGGCACGCGGAAGGGGGAACAGCTCACGTACTGCAGACCCACTCGGTGGCAGAACTCGATGGACTTCGGGTCGCCTCCATGCTCGCCGCAGATGCCCATCTTGATGTCGGGGTTCGCCTTGGTGCCGAGGTCGTGCGCCATCTCCACCAGTTTCCCGACGCCGTTCTGGTCTAGCACGGCGAACGGGTTCTCTGGCAGAATGCCGGTCTCGACGTATCGCTCCAGGAACTTGCCTTCTGCATCGTCCCGGCTGAAGCCGAAGGTGGTTTGCGTGAGGTCGTTGGTCCCGAAGCTGAAGAACTGGGCGTGCTGCGCGATCTCGTCAGCGGTCAGGGCCGCGCGCGGCAGTTCGATCATGGTACCGAAGAGGTAATCCACGCGGGCGTTGTGCTGGGCCAGCACGGTCTGCGCCACGGCCTCCAGCTTGTCGCGAACCACCTTCAGCTCGTTCACATGTCCCACGAGCGGGATCATGATCTCGGGCAGCACCTCGATTCCCTCACGCTGCACCTCGATGGCGGCCTCTAGGATGGCCCGCACCTGCATCTCGACGATCTCTGGGAAGACGATAGAGAGGCGCACCCCCCGGAGACCGAGCATCGGGTTTGCCTCACGCATCGCCTCGACCTTCGCCAGAAGTTCCTGCTTGGCCTTCAGTTCGGGGCCCCCGAGACCCCTAACCTCCATCTCGATGACTTCCCGCAAAAGGTCGTCGTGCTGAGGCAGGAACTCGTGCAGCGGCGGGTCGATCAGTCGGATGGTCACGGGCTTGCCGGCCATCGCCTTGAAGATGCCGACGAAGTCTCCGCGCTGAAATGGCAGAAGGCGATCTAGTGCCTCTCGACGCTTCTCCTCCGACTCGGCCAGGATCATCTCCTGAACGATGGGCAGGCGGTCTTCGAAGAACATGTGCTCGGTTCGGCAGAGGCCGATGCCTTCGGCCCCGAAAGAGACGGCGCGCGCGGCGTCGGTCGGGTTGTCCGCGTTGGTACGGACCCTGAGCCTGCGGAACTCGTCTGCCCAGCCGAGCAGCGTGGCTAGGTGGCCGGACACTTCCGGGGCAACCGTAGGAACCTGTCCGGCGTACACGGCTCCGGCCGAGCCATCAATCGTGATCCAGTCGCCCTCGCGGAAGAGCTTATCGCCGACCTTCAGCGTGTGAGCGCTCTCGTCAATTTCCAGCGCCTCGCAGCCGGAGACGCAGGGGACGCCGAAGCCGCGGGCGACGACCGCGGCGTGGCTGGTCATGCCGCCCCGCTGAGTAAGGATGCCCTTTGAGACGAGCATGCCTCGGATATCGTCGGGGTTGGTCTCGGCACGAACCAGGATGAGCGGCTGCCCCTCCTTACCCAGTTCCTCGGCGCGCCTAGACTCGAACACGCAGACCCCGCTCGCGGCTCCGGGCGATGCTCCCAGCCCGGTAGCGATGGGCTTGTCGGCCGGGCCGAGTTTCGACGTGTCTATGCGCGGGTGGAGGAGTTCGTTCAGTCGGTTCGGCTCGACCCGCAGCACGGCTTCCTCGCGGGTGATGAGGCCCTCCTCCACCATTTCGACCGCGATTCGCACCGCCGCGGGACCGGTTCGCTTCCCGACGCGGCATTGGAGCATGAAGAGGCGACCTTTCTCGATAGTGAACTCGAGGTCCATCACGTCTTTGTAGTGCCGCTCGAGCTTGCGGCCCATCGCCTCGAACTCGTTGTAGATCTCTGGCATTTTCTCCTTCAGCTCGGCGATCTTGAGGGGGGTGCGCACGCCGGCGACCACGTCTTCGCCCTGCGCGTTCATCAGGAACTCACCGTACAGCACGTTCTCGCCAGTTGCCACGTCGCGGGTGAAGGCCACGCCGGTACCGCAGTCGTCCCCCATGTTGCCGAACACCATCGCCTGGATGTTGCATGCCGTGCCGAGGTCGTCCGGGATGCCTTCCTTCTTGCGATAGATGATCGCCCGCTCGTTGTGCCAGCTATTGAACACCGCGTTGATTGCCATTTCGAGCTGCACCATCGGGTCGTCCGGGAAGGGCTCGCCACGGGAGCTACGCACCAACTCACGGAAGTCCTCGCAGAGGGCTCTCAGATCGGAGGCCCCCACCTCGGTGTCCAGACGCACACCGATCTTGGCCTTCAACGCGTCGAACTTGTGCTCGAACTGCTGCTTCTTGATGCCGAGCACCACGTCGCTAAACATCATGAGGAAGCGGCGGTAGGCGTCATAAAGAAACCGCTCGTCGGCGGTTTTCGCGAGGCCCTCGATGGTGGTGGGATTTAGCCCGAGGTTGAGGATCGTGTCCATCATTCCCGGCATCGAGAACTTTGATCCGGAGCGGACAGAGAGCAAGAGTGGGTTCGTCGGGTCCCCGAACTTCTTCCCGAGTTCCCGCTCCACGTCGGCGAGCGCCGTCTTGACTTCGTCCATCAATCCGTCCGGCATCCGGCCGAGCGCGAGCGTCTCGTTACAGGCTTCGGTGGTAATCGTGAAGCCCGGGGGGACCGGCATCCCAATGTTGGTCATCTCGGCGAGGTTCGCGCCCTTCCCTCCGAGGAGGTCGCGCATGGATGCATCGCCCTCTCGGAAGAGGTACACGCGCTTGGTGCTCATCATTCCCACTCCTTGCAGTGTTTGTGTCCGCAGGACTCGCTCGCGGGAGGCACGACGTCCGGCGGGGGGTCATTAGGGGACCCTCGGCGGCGAGCAGAGGGTCAATCGATCTTACCCGGTCGCCTCCTTGGCTCGGGACCAAAGTTGGTCCCATTCCTCGGCGGTCAGCGAGCGCGGGTCTCTGCCGAGCCGTCCCAACTCCGCCTCCATCCACCCGAATCGTCGGGTGAAGCGACGCAGCATGTTGCGGAGGGCATCTTCCGGCTCAAGCCCTGCCTTGCGCGCGGCGTTGGCCACGGCGAACAACAGATCACCCACCTCGTGCAGGAGCCGGTCTGAGTTAGGCGTGGCAGCCTCTCGGCGAAGCTCGTCCAGTTCTTCCTGCACCTTGTCCAACACGGAGTTGAGATCGGGCCAATCGAAGCCCAAGCGGGCGGCTCGCTTCGAGACCTCGTAGGCGCGAAGGAGCGCAGGCAACGCGTCGGGTACCCCCTCCAAGGCCGATCTCGGCGCCCCACCCTTTTCCTCGGACTTGATGCGGTCCCAGTTCTGCAGAACGTCCTCGACCCCGGCGACGT
Protein-coding sequences here:
- the rpmG gene encoding 50S ribosomal protein L33 → MASKAKGNRVIIKLKSTESPHYYTTWKNKQKTPDKLELKKYDPVVRRHVLYKEGK
- the queG gene encoding tRNA epoxyqueuosine(34) reductase QueG, with product MHELAAALKARVLAEGFDLAGIAPATPPPHYSTYLEWLAAGMHGAMEYMQRQKHLRAHPESLLPGVRSIVVAAMNYARGPHPARPGLGRIAAYAWGRDYHKVLRAKLRRVATWLLEREPQAQSRICVDSAPLMERDYAALAGIGWFGKNSCIINTQRGSYFLFGCLLTTLSLPPDRPAEGGCGTCRLCLDACPTGAIVGPGVVDARRCISYLTIEKRGPIPEDLQPLMQDWVFGCDVCQDVCPFNHPRENAPLRGARTTDPKMSASVDPSPKLTELAELTEEEFVRRYAGTALMRSKHEGLVRNAHIALRNEKGA
- a CDS encoding pyruvate, phosphate dikinase, which encodes MMSTKRVYLFREGDASMRDLLGGKGANLAEMTNIGMPVPPGFTITTEACNETLALGRMPDGLMDEVKTALADVERELGKKFGDPTNPLLLSVRSGSKFSMPGMMDTILNLGLNPTTIEGLAKTADERFLYDAYRRFLMMFSDVVLGIKKQQFEHKFDALKAKIGVRLDTEVGASDLRALCEDFRELVRSSRGEPFPDDPMVQLEMAINAVFNSWHNERAIIYRKKEGIPDDLGTACNIQAMVFGNMGDDCGTGVAFTRDVATGENVLYGEFLMNAQGEDVVAGVRTPLKIAELKEKMPEIYNEFEAMGRKLERHYKDVMDLEFTIEKGRLFMLQCRVGKRTGPAAVRIAVEMVEEGLITREEAVLRVEPNRLNELLHPRIDTSKLGPADKPIATGLGASPGAASGVCVFESRRAEELGKEGQPLILVRAETNPDDIRGMLVSKGILTQRGGMTSHAAVVARGFGVPCVSGCEALEIDESAHTLKVGDKLFREGDWITIDGSAGAVYAGQVPTVAPEVSGHLATLLGWADEFRRLRVRTNADNPTDAARAVSFGAEGIGLCRTEHMFFEDRLPIVQEMILAESEEKRREALDRLLPFQRGDFVGIFKAMAGKPVTIRLIDPPLHEFLPQHDDLLREVIEMEVRGLGGPELKAKQELLAKVEAMREANPMLGLRGVRLSIVFPEIVEMQVRAILEAAIEVQREGIEVLPEIMIPLVGHVNELKVVRDKLEAVAQTVLAQHNARVDYLFGTMIELPRAALTADEIAQHAQFFSFGTNDLTQTTFGFSRDDAEGKFLERYVETGILPENPFAVLDQNGVGKLVEMAHDLGTKANPDIKMGICGEHGGDPKSIEFCHRVGLQYVSCSPFRVPIARLAAAQAALRDRVKVAVDK